One Cupriavidus oxalaticus genomic region harbors:
- a CDS encoding 3,4-dihydroxy-2-butanone-4-phosphate synthase, with translation MSTANALPPMADVLAALAAGQRVVVIEDETTEATGCVLVAAERTTEADVNFMAAEARGLVCMAITEARRDRLQLPPMAASQRQRERYTVSIEAATGVSTGISAADRALTLRVAAAARAQPADLVQPGHIFPVVAQADGVLRRAGFAEACSDLPRLAGRVAAGAYAMLLDDDGDLLRGPGLLAFAQRHGLAAVSISGLIHHRLLTEGALRRTRSTGLDTPFGRFTVHAYHDAPADALHLALVLGEPDPSRPVLTRVQAVEMQRDVLAFGTPAQSTSQPASQPAWNLERSLARIGVEGCGVLVLLDERESPQQRLARLAAPPAAAPAPAFAQRALGVGAQILRDVGAHKLRLLSHPVPYRAVTGFDLEVTEFVPPGQPG, from the coding sequence ATGAGCACGGCCAACGCCTTGCCGCCGATGGCCGACGTGCTTGCCGCACTGGCCGCTGGCCAGCGCGTGGTGGTGATCGAGGACGAGACCACCGAGGCCACCGGCTGCGTGCTGGTGGCCGCCGAACGCACCACCGAGGCCGACGTCAACTTCATGGCCGCCGAGGCGCGCGGCCTGGTCTGCATGGCCATCACCGAGGCGCGCCGCGACCGGCTGCAGTTGCCGCCGATGGCCGCCAGCCAGCGCCAGCGCGAGCGCTACACGGTGTCGATCGAAGCGGCCACCGGCGTCAGCACCGGCATTTCCGCGGCGGACCGGGCGCTGACGCTGCGCGTGGCGGCAGCGGCGCGCGCCCAACCGGCAGACCTGGTCCAGCCGGGACACATCTTTCCGGTGGTAGCGCAGGCCGACGGCGTGCTGCGCCGCGCCGGCTTTGCCGAGGCCTGCTCCGACCTGCCGCGGCTGGCCGGGCGTGTCGCCGCCGGCGCCTATGCGATGCTGCTTGATGACGACGGCGACCTGCTGCGCGGCCCCGGCCTGCTGGCCTTTGCGCAACGCCACGGGTTAGCCGCGGTCTCGATCAGCGGGCTGATCCACCACCGGCTGCTGACCGAAGGCGCGCTGCGCCGTACCCGCTCGACCGGGCTGGATACGCCGTTCGGGCGCTTCACCGTGCACGCGTACCACGACGCCCCTGCCGACGCGCTGCACCTGGCATTGGTGCTGGGCGAGCCCGATCCGTCCAGGCCGGTACTGACGCGCGTGCAGGCGGTGGAAATGCAGCGCGACGTGCTGGCCTTCGGCACGCCGGCTCAGTCCACCTCTCAGCCCGCCTCTCAGCCCGCCTGGAACCTGGAACGCTCGCTTGCCCGCATCGGCGTTGAAGGCTGCGGTGTGCTGGTGCTGCTGGACGAGCGCGAATCACCGCAGCAGCGGCTGGCGCGGCTGGCGGCGCCGCCTGCCGCCGCGCCGGCGCCGGCCTTCGCGCAGCGCGCGCTGGGAGTGGGGGCGCAGATCCTGCGCGATGTGGGCGCGCACAAGCTGCGCCTGCTCAGCCATCCGGTGCCTTACCGCGCGGTCACCGGCTTCGACCTGGAGGTGACGGAGTTTGTCCCGCCGGGCCAGCCTGGGTGA
- a CDS encoding alpha/beta hydrolase — MPLDPQARAMLDAMAAMPSPDFSTLRAADYRAALAAMPGFAPGDTIAAQHDLTLDGAAGPLRARLYRPDDSAALPLVVYFHGGGFVLCGLDSHDNICRSLARRSGALVLSVDYRLAPEARFPAAAEDAVAAVRWAAAHAAQLGADPARIAVAGDSAGGNLAAVACQQLRGSGIALRHQLLLYPYLDCTDAATGSASYRECATGYFLSAAELDWYRAQYLANRADAEDVRASPLRQRDLHGLPPATIITAEYDPLRDQGEGYGEALQRAGHSATVRRWPGQFHGFISMQGVIDAASDALDAAAAALRHAFGSSRQEAA; from the coding sequence ATGCCGCTCGACCCCCAGGCCCGCGCCATGCTTGATGCGATGGCCGCCATGCCCAGCCCCGACTTCTCCACGCTGCGCGCCGCCGACTACCGTGCCGCGCTGGCGGCCATGCCGGGATTCGCGCCCGGCGATACCATCGCCGCGCAGCACGACCTGACCCTGGACGGTGCGGCCGGCCCGCTGCGGGCGCGCCTGTACCGGCCGGACGACAGCGCCGCGCTGCCGCTGGTGGTCTATTTCCACGGCGGCGGCTTCGTGCTGTGCGGGCTCGACTCGCATGACAACATTTGCCGCAGCCTGGCGCGCCGCAGCGGCGCGCTGGTGCTGTCGGTCGACTACCGGCTCGCGCCGGAAGCGCGCTTCCCGGCCGCCGCGGAAGACGCGGTAGCGGCGGTGCGATGGGCGGCTGCGCATGCGGCGCAACTGGGTGCGGATCCGGCGCGGATCGCCGTGGCGGGCGACAGCGCCGGTGGCAACCTCGCCGCCGTAGCCTGCCAGCAGCTGCGCGGCAGCGGCATCGCCCTGCGGCACCAGCTGCTGCTCTACCCTTACCTGGACTGCACCGATGCCGCGACCGGCAGCGCCAGCTACCGCGAATGCGCAACCGGCTACTTCCTGAGCGCAGCGGAACTGGACTGGTATCGCGCCCAGTACCTTGCCAATCGCGCCGATGCCGAGGACGTGCGCGCCAGCCCGCTGCGCCAGCGCGACCTGCATGGCTTGCCACCGGCCACCATCATCACCGCCGAGTACGACCCGCTGCGCGACCAGGGCGAAGGCTACGGCGAAGCGCTGCAGCGCGCGGGCCACAGCGCCACCGTGCGCCGCTGGCCGGGGCAGTTCCATGGCTTCATCAGCATGCAGGGCGTGATCGATGCCGCCAGCGACGCACTGGATGCGGCCGCAGCGGCGCTGCGCCACGCGTTCGGCAGCAGCCGGCAGGAGGCAGCATGA
- a CDS encoding SDR family NAD(P)-dependent oxidoreductase — MAANPRQQAAVITGAGSGIGRALAHALAAQGYALALADIDADALEATHAALAGQGAIAIAVPTDVSDLRQMEHLCAEAFLRLGRVDLLVNNAGVLATGRCWELAPEVFERVLRINLWSVLHALRCFVPRMAAQGSGHIVNVASMAGLAVGPWLAPYTLSKQGVVALSEGLALELQAAGLPIRVSVVCPGPVATGIAAGLDGAGPQEVNQMNGALRSGIAAGMTPDEVARVILDGVSAGRFWILPHEQAAHAALARAQGIAAGSQPAFTL; from the coding sequence ATGGCGGCAAACCCGCGGCAGCAGGCCGCAGTGATCACCGGTGCGGGCAGCGGCATCGGCCGCGCGCTGGCACACGCATTGGCGGCGCAGGGCTATGCGCTGGCACTGGCGGACATCGACGCCGACGCGCTGGAGGCGACGCACGCGGCGCTTGCCGGCCAGGGCGCCATCGCGATCGCGGTCCCGACCGACGTATCCGACTTGCGGCAGATGGAGCACCTGTGCGCGGAAGCCTTCCTGCGCCTGGGCCGTGTCGACCTGCTGGTCAACAACGCCGGCGTGCTGGCCACCGGCCGCTGCTGGGAGCTGGCGCCGGAGGTATTCGAGCGCGTGCTGCGCATCAACCTGTGGAGCGTGCTGCACGCGCTGCGCTGCTTCGTGCCGCGCATGGCGGCGCAGGGTTCGGGCCATATCGTCAATGTGGCGTCGATGGCCGGCCTCGCGGTCGGACCCTGGCTGGCGCCTTACACGCTGTCCAAGCAGGGCGTGGTAGCGCTTAGCGAAGGACTGGCGCTGGAGCTGCAGGCGGCCGGCCTGCCCATCCGGGTGTCGGTGGTCTGCCCCGGCCCGGTCGCCACCGGCATCGCCGCGGGCCTGGACGGCGCCGGGCCGCAGGAGGTGAACCAGATGAACGGTGCGCTGCGCAGCGGCATCGCCGCCGGCATGACGCCGGACGAGGTCGCGCGCGTGATCCTCGATGGCGTGTCGGCCGGCCGCTTCTGGATCCTGCCGCACGAGCAGGCGGCGCACGCCGCGCTGGCGCGCGCGCAAGGCATTGCCGCCGGCAGCCAGCCGGCTTTCACGCTCTGA
- a CDS encoding helix-turn-helix transcriptional regulator encodes MLMEASHNQAAAHLFAQTTVSLSDFSALLGNIYQGPMEQVPWGKALEQIRRQLDANYVTLILRSPATDRRGLMINASEHGGSTLPGETSYNNYYYALDPFIGLPSDRVVTIDEHLGPGVWCQSEIYLQFLKDIGIRYILGADLRTDDGVECRFRVCRKHEGRDFSAADKALCTALLPHLKRAVDLHSRLDVVESERTVYASAIDRMLVGMVILDETGAIIKTNAAADEILGAKDGIRIAKGGLDVEYGQENRKFQRSLRQAMMGHLGTAPAVMEAMSITRPSGSARLGVLIRTIPLSEWSEDNRKRPACVVFIRDPERRSQASHDVVRQLFDFTPAETQLALQLANGLTLDEAADELGISKNTARAHLRAIFSKTGVTRQATLVRMLLSSVISLG; translated from the coding sequence ATGCTGATGGAGGCGAGCCACAACCAGGCAGCCGCGCACCTGTTCGCGCAGACGACGGTGTCGCTGTCTGACTTCAGCGCGTTGCTGGGCAATATCTACCAGGGACCGATGGAGCAGGTGCCGTGGGGCAAGGCGCTGGAGCAGATCCGCAGGCAGCTCGACGCCAACTACGTCACGCTGATCCTGCGCTCGCCCGCCACGGACCGGCGCGGGCTCATGATCAATGCCTCGGAGCACGGTGGCTCGACGCTGCCGGGCGAGACCTCCTACAACAACTACTACTACGCGCTCGATCCCTTTATCGGCCTGCCGTCGGACCGCGTGGTGACCATCGACGAGCACCTGGGGCCGGGCGTCTGGTGCCAGAGCGAGATCTACCTGCAGTTCCTCAAGGACATCGGCATCCGCTATATCCTGGGCGCGGACCTGCGTACCGACGACGGCGTGGAATGCCGCTTCCGTGTCTGCCGCAAGCATGAGGGCCGCGATTTCTCGGCCGCGGACAAGGCGCTGTGCACCGCGCTGCTGCCGCACCTGAAGCGCGCGGTGGACCTGCATTCGCGCCTCGACGTGGTGGAGTCGGAACGCACCGTCTATGCCAGTGCCATCGACCGCATGCTGGTCGGCATGGTGATCCTGGACGAGACCGGCGCCATCATCAAGACCAACGCCGCGGCCGACGAGATCCTGGGCGCCAAGGACGGCATCCGCATTGCCAAGGGCGGACTGGACGTGGAGTACGGCCAGGAGAACCGCAAGTTCCAGCGGTCGCTGCGCCAGGCGATGATGGGGCACTTGGGCACCGCGCCGGCGGTGATGGAGGCGATGTCGATCACGCGTCCGTCCGGCAGCGCCAGGCTGGGCGTGCTGATCCGCACCATTCCGCTCAGCGAGTGGTCGGAGGACAACCGCAAGCGCCCGGCCTGCGTGGTCTTTATCCGCGATCCGGAGCGGCGCTCGCAGGCCTCGCACGATGTGGTGCGCCAGCTGTTCGACTTCACGCCGGCGGAGACGCAGCTTGCACTGCAGCTTGCCAACGGCCTCACGCTCGACGAAGCCGCCGACGAACTCGGCATCAGCAAGAACACGGCACGCGCGCACCTGCGCGCGATCTTCTCCAAGACCGGCGTGACCCGGCAGGCCACGCTGGTGCGCATGCTGCTGAGCAGCGTGATTTCGCTGGGCTAA
- a CDS encoding VOC family protein — protein MQARLLLYPVADIDAALPFFTQGLGLAVKFRDGDRYCALDAGALTLALVAGEERPVGQPALAFKVDEGEEIAAAIARLVDAGASVTLPAAQGPHETRAVLQTPEGFALVLSAKP, from the coding sequence ATGCAAGCCAGACTGCTGCTCTACCCCGTCGCGGACATCGACGCCGCGCTGCCGTTCTTCACGCAAGGACTCGGACTCGCCGTGAAGTTTCGCGACGGCGATCGCTATTGCGCGCTGGACGCGGGCGCGCTGACGCTTGCGCTGGTGGCCGGCGAGGAACGGCCGGTTGGCCAGCCTGCGCTCGCGTTCAAGGTGGATGAGGGGGAAGAGATCGCCGCGGCGATTGCGCGGCTGGTGGATGCGGGGGCCAGCGTGACGCTGCCCGCGGCGCAGGGCCCGCATGAGACCCGCGCGGTACTGCAGACCCCGGAGGGCTTTGCGCTGGTGCTCAGCGCAAAGCCCTGA
- a CDS encoding LLM class flavin-dependent oxidoreductase translates to MRFSLIYEAQTVDASRAGDHKVFDEIMEQVVLAEDMGFDVIWAVEHTALTNYAHMSAPETFLAFVAGRTQRIGIGHGVVCLPPAMNHPVKVAERIATLDILSGGRVHFGVGKGGTQQEAGTFGYDLNSLHPMIDESMYLIPKILTQDEIEHDGEFIKIPRRPIHPKPRQDPHPLMYLACTNADTLQRAGARGMGALVLGFGGPEDVAKKNEIYRAAWESRKAEDQVGFRPHQHLAALCPTIVLEDGLAARKIGIKGQRYFMESLSYWYAGGERPDPSAWDDEHVTATDAQGKAVINTKFASEKVSVDFSDPSMMMLNPNHAYGTVEDCIGYVQRLIDAGADEILFICQMGTVPQWAQMETIRNIGEHVIPHFRKQGRKLSAVA, encoded by the coding sequence ATGCGTTTTTCGCTGATCTATGAAGCACAGACCGTCGATGCCTCGCGCGCCGGCGACCACAAGGTGTTCGATGAAATCATGGAACAGGTGGTGCTGGCCGAGGACATGGGCTTCGACGTGATCTGGGCGGTCGAGCACACCGCGCTGACCAACTACGCGCACATGAGCGCGCCGGAGACGTTCCTCGCCTTTGTCGCGGGGCGCACGCAGCGCATCGGCATCGGCCACGGCGTGGTGTGCCTGCCGCCGGCGATGAACCATCCGGTCAAGGTGGCCGAGCGCATCGCCACGCTCGACATCCTGTCCGGCGGCCGCGTGCACTTCGGCGTGGGCAAGGGCGGCACGCAGCAGGAAGCGGGTACGTTCGGCTACGACCTGAACAGCCTGCACCCCATGATCGACGAGTCGATGTACCTGATCCCGAAGATCCTGACGCAGGACGAGATCGAGCACGATGGCGAGTTCATCAAGATCCCGCGCCGCCCGATCCACCCCAAGCCGCGCCAGGACCCGCACCCGCTGATGTACCTGGCCTGCACCAATGCCGATACGCTGCAGCGCGCAGGCGCGCGCGGCATGGGTGCCCTGGTGCTCGGCTTTGGCGGCCCCGAGGATGTGGCCAAGAAGAACGAGATCTATCGCGCCGCGTGGGAGAGCCGCAAGGCCGAGGACCAGGTGGGCTTCCGCCCGCACCAGCACCTGGCGGCGCTGTGCCCGACCATCGTGCTGGAAGACGGCCTGGCCGCGCGCAAGATCGGCATCAAGGGGCAGCGGTACTTCATGGAGTCGCTGTCGTACTGGTATGCCGGCGGCGAGCGCCCGGATCCGTCAGCATGGGACGACGAGCATGTCACGGCGACCGACGCGCAGGGCAAGGCTGTCATCAACACAAAGTTTGCTTCCGAGAAGGTCTCGGTGGACTTCAGCGACCCGTCGATGATGATGCTGAACCCCAACCACGCCTACGGCACGGTGGAGGATTGCATCGGCTACGTGCAGCGCCTGATCGATGCCGGCGCGGACGAGATCCTGTTTATCTGCCAGATGGGCACGGTGCCGCAGTGGGCGCAGATGGAGACCATCCGCAATATCGGCGAGCACGTGATCCCGCATTTCCGCAAGCAGGGCCGCAAGCTGAGCGCGGTGGCGTGA
- a CDS encoding flavin-dependent monooxygenase, whose amino-acid sequence MHHDNNKELAARLITRAEQMIPVLAQRATQAESEARIPAETIAEMQAAGFFKVLQPRRYGGYELDPQTFFRIQMALAKGCMSTAWVYGVVGVHNWQLALFDERAQKEVWGNDPGTLIASTYMPVGKVTPVEGGYRFSGHWKFSSGSELCDWIFLGGLVPPSEPGGAYDYRTFLLPRSDYRIVRNWDVLGLRATGSHDIVVDDVFVPDYRTHRAVDGAMGTSPGLAVNDVPLYRLPFAQIFVRAVCTACIGALEGTLDDFVAYADGRVSSNGGSKTAEDGGAQLACANAQVAVDEMRTVLERNFDELLAVAREGGQVQTPRRLHFRYQSSQVAERCAQLANSLLRYAGGNGIYRSNPMVRRFLDLHAARAHYANNLDRFGQNLGGVMMGRANTDFFI is encoded by the coding sequence GTGCATCACGACAACAACAAGGAACTGGCCGCACGCCTGATCACGCGCGCCGAGCAGATGATCCCCGTGCTGGCGCAACGCGCCACCCAGGCAGAGTCCGAAGCCCGCATCCCCGCCGAGACCATCGCCGAAATGCAGGCTGCGGGCTTCTTCAAGGTGCTGCAGCCGCGCCGCTACGGTGGCTATGAACTCGACCCGCAGACCTTCTTCCGCATCCAGATGGCGCTGGCCAAAGGCTGCATGTCCACCGCCTGGGTCTACGGCGTGGTCGGCGTGCACAACTGGCAGCTCGCCCTGTTCGACGAACGCGCGCAGAAGGAAGTGTGGGGCAACGACCCCGGCACGCTGATCGCTTCGACCTACATGCCGGTCGGCAAGGTCACCCCGGTCGAAGGCGGCTACCGCTTCTCCGGCCACTGGAAGTTCTCCAGCGGCAGCGAACTGTGCGACTGGATCTTCCTCGGGGGCCTGGTGCCTCCATCCGAACCGGGCGGCGCCTACGACTACCGCACCTTCCTGCTGCCGCGCTCCGACTACAGGATCGTGCGCAACTGGGACGTGCTGGGCCTGCGCGCCACCGGCAGCCACGATATCGTCGTCGATGACGTATTCGTCCCCGACTACCGCACCCACCGCGCCGTCGATGGCGCCATGGGTACCAGCCCGGGCCTCGCGGTGAATGACGTACCGCTGTACCGCCTGCCGTTCGCGCAGATCTTCGTGCGTGCCGTGTGCACCGCGTGCATCGGCGCGCTGGAAGGCACCCTCGACGACTTCGTCGCCTACGCCGACGGCCGCGTCAGCAGCAACGGCGGCAGCAAGACCGCCGAGGACGGCGGCGCGCAGCTGGCCTGCGCCAATGCCCAGGTCGCCGTCGACGAAATGCGCACCGTCCTCGAACGCAATTTCGACGAACTGCTGGCCGTTGCGCGCGAAGGCGGCCAGGTGCAGACGCCGCGACGGCTGCATTTCCGCTACCAGTCGTCGCAGGTGGCCGAGCGCTGCGCACAGCTTGCCAACAGCCTGCTGCGCTATGCCGGCGGCAACGGCATCTACCGCTCCAACCCGATGGTGCGCCGCTTTCTCGACCTGCACGCGGCGCGCGCCCACTACGCCAACAACCTGGACCGCTTCGGCCAGAACCTGGGCGGCGTGATGATGGGCCGCGCCAACACCGACTTCTTCATCTGA
- a CDS encoding FAD-dependent oxidoreductase yields MTQSTARMQAREFDVVVVGSGAGGMLAACRAADRGLSVVVLEKSGQYGGTSAVSGGGIWIPLNHHIAPAGGQDDYAKALEYVLACTGDDGDPRRIRAYLEQAPRMLQYLEQQAGVRYYTLPRYADYFQKLPGAMPGYRALDPMPFDGARLREEFDRLRPPSPGTLVGGRVAVTSGEAHALLCRSPGWFGLAVRQFARYWLDFGWRRKTRRDRRLTLGNSLAGGLRRAMMDRAIPLWLNTALQDLVIEDGSVRGVRAVQNGQVLEIRALHGVILAAGGFERSQAMREQYLPQPTQAGWSATPPNNTGDAIRAGQAAGAGVALMSHVWGAPTVQVQGEEKQRALFIERAMPGCLVVNGQGRRFVNEAAPYSEFVPAMYRDHDKTGCSVPAWMVFDATFRHKYPCGPILPGSVMPDRSIPAGLSGILVRADTLAHLAQRIGVDADGLAGSVARMNRYAATGVDEEFGKGDNLFDTYYSDPAVRPNPCLAPIGKAPFYAVRLDAGDIGTKGGLVTDASARVLREDGSAIAGLFAIGNTSASMMGTSYPGAGSTLGPAMTFGYIAADAIAQQARQPTAAPHAQPVQEAL; encoded by the coding sequence ATGACCCAGAGCACAGCGCGCATGCAGGCCAGGGAGTTTGACGTGGTGGTGGTCGGCTCGGGCGCCGGAGGCATGCTGGCCGCCTGCCGCGCCGCCGACCGCGGGCTGTCGGTGGTGGTGCTGGAGAAGAGCGGCCAGTACGGCGGCACCTCGGCGGTGTCCGGCGGCGGCATCTGGATCCCGCTCAACCACCATATCGCGCCGGCGGGCGGGCAGGACGACTACGCCAAGGCGCTCGAGTATGTGCTCGCCTGCACCGGCGACGACGGCGACCCGCGGCGGATCCGCGCCTACCTCGAGCAGGCGCCGCGCATGCTGCAATACCTGGAGCAGCAGGCCGGCGTGCGTTACTACACGCTGCCGCGCTACGCCGACTACTTCCAGAAGCTGCCCGGCGCGATGCCCGGCTACCGCGCGCTCGACCCGATGCCGTTCGACGGTGCGCGCCTGCGCGAGGAGTTCGACCGGCTGCGTCCGCCGTCGCCCGGTACGCTGGTGGGCGGCCGCGTGGCCGTGACCTCCGGCGAGGCGCACGCGCTGCTGTGCCGCTCGCCGGGCTGGTTCGGGCTGGCGGTGCGCCAGTTCGCCCGCTACTGGCTCGACTTCGGCTGGCGCCGCAAGACCCGGCGCGACCGCCGCCTGACGCTCGGCAACAGCCTGGCCGGCGGCCTGCGGCGGGCAATGATGGACCGCGCGATCCCGCTGTGGCTCAATACAGCGCTGCAAGACCTGGTCATCGAAGACGGTTCGGTCCGCGGTGTGCGCGCCGTGCAAAACGGGCAGGTGCTGGAAATCCGCGCGCTGCATGGCGTGATCCTGGCCGCCGGCGGCTTCGAGCGCAGCCAGGCCATGCGCGAGCAATACCTGCCGCAGCCGACGCAGGCGGGCTGGAGCGCGACGCCGCCCAACAACACCGGCGATGCGATCCGCGCGGGGCAGGCCGCCGGCGCCGGTGTCGCCCTGATGTCGCATGTGTGGGGCGCGCCTACCGTGCAGGTGCAGGGCGAGGAAAAACAGCGCGCGCTCTTTATCGAGCGCGCCATGCCGGGCTGCCTGGTGGTGAACGGGCAGGGCCGGCGCTTCGTCAACGAGGCCGCGCCGTATTCCGAGTTCGTGCCGGCCATGTACCGCGACCACGACAAGACCGGCTGCAGCGTGCCGGCATGGATGGTGTTCGACGCCACCTTCCGCCACAAGTACCCGTGCGGGCCGATCCTGCCCGGCTCGGTGATGCCGGACCGCAGCATTCCGGCCGGCCTGTCCGGCATCCTGGTGCGCGCCGACACGCTGGCGCACCTGGCGCAGCGGATCGGCGTGGACGCCGACGGGCTCGCCGGCAGCGTCGCCCGCATGAACCGCTACGCCGCCACCGGCGTGGACGAGGAATTCGGCAAGGGCGACAACCTGTTCGATACCTACTACAGCGACCCGGCGGTGCGCCCCAATCCGTGCCTGGCGCCGATCGGCAAGGCACCGTTCTACGCCGTGCGGCTCGATGCCGGCGATATCGGCACCAAGGGCGGGCTGGTGACCGACGCCAGCGCGCGCGTGCTGCGCGAGGACGGCAGCGCCATCGCCGGGCTGTTCGCCATCGGCAATACCAGTGCCTCGATGATGGGCACCAGCTATCCCGGTGCGGGCTCGACGCTCGGGCCCGCGATGACCTTCGGCTATATCGCTGCGGACGCGATCGCGCAGCAAGCGCGGCAGCCCACCGCCGCGCCCCACGCTCAACCCGTACAGGAGGCCCTATGA
- a CDS encoding flavin reductase family protein yields MSANPETSPTLRDDMLKAMRRMARSVAVVSCRDGERRYSMSVTAVDSLSADPPSLLICINRNSSIYPPLDAGTDFCINLLAADHQDIAVDCSGRLKGEERFTSGEWEDDLLGVPCLRNAQANLVCRQDGRFDYGTHAVFIGRLREVRLAGEVSPLVYVDGAYTTSAPLRALCSA; encoded by the coding sequence ATGAGCGCCAATCCGGAAACCAGCCCGACCCTGCGCGACGACATGCTGAAGGCGATGCGCCGCATGGCGCGCTCGGTGGCGGTCGTCAGCTGCCGCGATGGCGAGCGCCGCTATTCGATGTCGGTGACGGCGGTCGATTCGCTGTCGGCGGATCCGCCATCGCTGCTGATCTGCATCAACCGCAACTCGTCGATCTACCCGCCGCTCGATGCCGGCACCGACTTCTGCATCAACCTGCTGGCCGCCGACCACCAGGACATCGCGGTCGATTGCAGCGGCCGCCTCAAGGGCGAGGAACGCTTCACCAGCGGCGAGTGGGAGGACGACCTGCTCGGCGTGCCATGCCTGCGCAATGCACAGGCCAACCTGGTGTGCCGGCAGGACGGCCGCTTCGACTATGGCACCCACGCCGTCTTCATCGGCCGGCTGCGCGAGGTGCGGCTGGCGGGCGAGGTGTCGCCGCTGGTCTATGTCGATGGCGCCTATACGACTTCCGCGCCGCTGCGCGCGCTGTGTTCCGCCTGA
- a CDS encoding FAD-binding protein produces the protein MHPDSVTPVYAPLRLDDPDAHPWQAACDAVVVGFGAAGACAALEAARGRARVIVAERFEGGGASAKSGGVVYAGGGTSYQAAAGYADTPQAMADYLRQETGGVVSEATLQSFCERSRDMLAWLEDVGVRFAATVPPRKTSYPAQPYYLYYSGNEAVPAYAQHAAPAPRGHRVKGPGMSGRTLYGALRAAVEARAEITVMRQAAARRLIVGKDGAVIGIELWQVPPGRHQRRHARLARLAERLHNAMPGVADLLRQRLLQLELRHAQPVAVRTRAVVLATGGFIFNRTMVARHAGKYLQNWRLGATGCDGSGIRLGESAGAATRHLERVSAWRFINPPFEWARGCVVDAQGTRIGNEETYGATLGHAICERHGGRAWLILNRALARAALRECLGGRLWAFQAVPAAMLLLAGARRASSIEALAGKLGMPPAALRATVDAYSAAARGEIPDPAGKSAPMCASLEAGPWLAIDISANSRVFPCPAITLGGLSVEESSGRVLAVAGGAPISGLYAVGRTAVGIASNHYVSGLSLADCIWSGRNAGRHLTQQPAGERQAHTNEEITHEPTY, from the coding sequence ATGCATCCCGATTCCGTCACGCCGGTCTACGCGCCGCTGCGGCTCGATGACCCCGACGCGCATCCGTGGCAGGCCGCCTGCGATGCCGTGGTGGTGGGCTTCGGCGCCGCGGGTGCCTGCGCGGCGCTGGAAGCGGCGCGCGGCCGCGCGCGCGTGATCGTCGCCGAGCGTTTCGAAGGCGGCGGCGCCAGCGCGAAGAGCGGCGGCGTGGTGTATGCGGGCGGCGGCACGTCCTACCAGGCCGCCGCGGGCTATGCCGATACGCCGCAGGCGATGGCGGACTACCTGCGCCAGGAGACCGGCGGCGTCGTCAGCGAGGCCACGCTGCAGTCCTTCTGCGAGCGCAGCCGCGACATGCTGGCCTGGCTGGAAGACGTGGGCGTGCGCTTTGCCGCCACCGTGCCGCCGCGCAAGACATCGTATCCGGCGCAGCCGTATTACCTCTACTACTCCGGCAACGAAGCCGTGCCCGCGTACGCGCAGCACGCCGCGCCGGCGCCGCGCGGGCACCGCGTGAAAGGCCCCGGCATGTCCGGCCGCACGCTGTATGGCGCGCTGCGCGCTGCCGTGGAGGCCCGGGCGGAAATCACGGTCATGCGCCAGGCCGCGGCGCGCCGGCTGATCGTCGGCAAGGACGGCGCAGTCATCGGCATCGAGCTGTGGCAGGTGCCGCCTGGACGCCACCAGAGGCGCCACGCGCGCCTGGCGCGGCTGGCCGAGCGCCTGCACAACGCCATGCCGGGCGTTGCCGACCTGCTGCGCCAGCGCCTGCTGCAGCTCGAGCTGCGCCATGCGCAACCCGTGGCAGTGCGCACCCGCGCCGTCGTGCTGGCCACCGGCGGCTTTATCTTCAACCGCACCATGGTGGCGCGCCACGCCGGCAAGTACCTGCAGAACTGGCGTCTGGGCGCGACCGGATGCGATGGCAGCGGCATCCGGCTCGGCGAGTCGGCGGGCGCGGCCACGCGGCACCTGGAGCGTGTGTCGGCCTGGCGCTTTATCAATCCGCCGTTCGAGTGGGCGCGCGGCTGCGTGGTCGACGCGCAGGGCACGCGCATCGGCAACGAGGAAACCTATGGCGCCACGCTGGGCCACGCCATCTGCGAGCGGCATGGAGGGCGTGCCTGGCTGATCCTGAACCGCGCGCTGGCGCGCGCCGCACTGCGTGAATGCCTGGGCGGCCGCCTGTGGGCGTTCCAGGCCGTGCCCGCGGCGATGCTGCTGCTCGCCGGCGCCAGGCGTGCGTCCAGCATCGAGGCGCTGGCCGGCAAGCTGGGCATGCCGCCCGCCGCACTGCGCGCCACTGTCGACGCCTACAGCGCCGCTGCCCGCGGAGAGATTCCCGACCCGGCCGGCAAGTCCGCGCCGATGTGCGCCTCGCTGGAGGCCGGGCCATGGCTCGCCATCGACATCTCGGCGAACTCTCGCGTCTTCCCCTGTCCGGCGATCACCCTCGGCGGCTTGTCTGTGGAAGAGTCGAGCGGCCGTGTGCTGGCCGTCGCAGGCGGTGCCCCCATTTCGGGCCTCTATGCCGTCGGCCGGACCGCGGTGGGCATCGCCTCCAATCATTACGTAAGCGGCCTGTCGCTTGCCGACTGCATCTGGTCGGGGCGCAATGCCGGCCGCCACCTGACACAACAGCCCGCCGGCGAGCGGCAGGCACACACCAACGAGGAGATTACCCATGAGCCGACGTACTGA